The following proteins are encoded in a genomic region of Oscillospiraceae bacterium:
- a CDS encoding GNAT family N-acetyltransferase, translated as MTDLEFCIAYAENDLPHRALLLYCLKSGAAQILYCGEDGILIHEENAGHYLLSAKDHRSAGKLIKRVPETDTILAHEEFYDDILRAKNPSGITRCNTAAYLKKEPPEAVDDDIRQLTVVDLPMMIEYYHLYTDEEYFTERLAGGFMYGIYIDGSPAGFIGRHDSGEMGFLEVFEPYRKKGLGLKLEKFLIRKVLAEGNLPVGEVILGNTASMALQRKAGMQIDTSQTVTWWNFET; from the coding sequence ATGACCGATTTAGAGTTTTGCATTGCATACGCCGAAAATGATCTGCCGCACCGCGCTTTGCTGCTGTATTGCCTCAAAAGCGGCGCGGCTCAAATTTTGTACTGCGGCGAAGACGGCATTTTGATACACGAAGAAAACGCGGGCCATTATTTGCTGTCGGCAAAAGATCATAGGTCGGCGGGGAAACTGATTAAAAGAGTACCTGAAACGGATACAATATTGGCGCATGAGGAATTCTATGACGATATTCTGCGTGCGAAAAACCCAAGTGGGATCACGAGGTGCAATACAGCCGCTTACTTGAAAAAAGAGCCGCCCGAGGCAGTCGATGACGATATCCGCCAATTAACCGTTGTCGATCTGCCGATGATGATAGAGTATTATCACCTGTACACCGACGAGGAATACTTCACCGAGCGACTTGCGGGCGGGTTTATGTACGGCATCTATATTGACGGCAGCCCTGCGGGATTCATCGGTCGGCATGACAGCGGCGAGATGGGATTTCTGGAGGTTTTCGAACCGTACCGTAAAAAGGGACTCGGTTTGAAATTGGAAAAATTTTTGATTCGAAAAGTGCTTGCGGAGGGAAATCTTCCCGTCGGTGAAGTGATCCTCGGAAACACGGCTTCAATGGCGCTGCAGCGCAAAGCGGGTATGCAAATCGACACAAGCCAAACCGTGACTTGGTGGAATTTCGAAACGTAA
- a CDS encoding DUF896 domain-containing protein encodes MVTQKEIDRINELAKKQREGGLTEDEKKEQTHLRALYVAAFRDSLRGQLDAITLVDKDGNKRKLKHK; translated from the coding sequence ATGGTGACACAAAAAGAAATCGACCGGATCAACGAACTCGCCAAAAAGCAGCGCGAGGGCGGTCTGACCGAGGATGAAAAGAAAGAGCAGACCCATCTGCGTGCATTATATGTCGCGGCATTCCGCGACAGTCTGCGCGGACAGCTCGACGCCATTACGCTGGTCGACAAAGACGGCAATAAGAGAAAGCTGAAACATAAATGA
- a CDS encoding NAD-binding protein, protein MTVVIVGLGKVGYNLAKTLIEGGHKVKMIELRPEICTKVANDLHRSVICGDGSKIEEQTAAETDKADAFIAVTGKDEINLISCQLAKIRFGVKKTVSRVNNPKNLQVVQKLGVDIAVSSTGYIANLIERQLDDADSRFLSTVTAGQVSINEVTVTKGSPLENRMIKELDLPQNCILVSILREGKMIVPRGSVVLLRDDVVVAASPPAYRAEVKQALKKVSGAT, encoded by the coding sequence ATGACAGTTGTTATCGTCGGCCTGGGAAAGGTCGGATATAACCTCGCCAAGACCCTGATTGAGGGCGGGCACAAAGTCAAAATGATCGAGCTGCGGCCCGAGATCTGCACCAAAGTCGCAAACGATCTGCACCGGTCGGTCATCTGCGGTGACGGCAGCAAAATTGAAGAACAAACTGCGGCAGAGACCGATAAGGCGGATGCCTTTATTGCAGTTACCGGTAAGGACGAGATCAATTTGATCTCCTGTCAGCTGGCCAAAATCCGCTTCGGCGTCAAAAAGACGGTCTCCAGAGTCAACAATCCGAAGAATCTTCAGGTGGTGCAGAAATTGGGCGTGGATATTGCGGTCAGCAGCACCGGTTATATTGCAAACTTAATCGAACGTCAGCTTGACGATGCCGACAGCCGGTTTTTATCCACGGTCACAGCGGGTCAGGTCTCGATCAACGAGGTCACGGTCACCAAGGGTTCGCCGCTCGAAAACCGTATGATCAAAGAACTCGATCTGCCGCAAAATTGCATTTTGGTTTCGATTCTGCGTGAGGGAAAGATGATTGTCCCGCGCGGCAGCGTCGTGCTTTTAAGAGATGACGTCGTAGTCGCGGCCTCTCCGCCGGCCTATCGCGCCGAGGTCAAGCAGGCATTGAAAAAGGTCTCGGGAGCCACTTGA
- a CDS encoding TrkA family potassium uptake protein — MNILIIGCGKVGSALASRLSEAGHDISVVDSDARNFLQLSSDFAGMTFEGFECDQDVLQRAGIAACDIVAVVTHDDNINIMAAQIAHNVFNVRRVVTRIYDPEREDAYNRFGLQTICPTKLTIDAVYSATVEAEMAHKTLHFGMSTLSFTIENPDEHETGMTLAELAKVYAQEGVLLFGAMHASGDMTMVVEHPERKLGASDRLVVSHKVD, encoded by the coding sequence ATGAATATTTTGATCATCGGATGCGGAAAAGTCGGCTCGGCGCTGGCGTCGCGTCTGTCGGAGGCGGGGCATGATATCTCGGTCGTCGACAGCGATGCGCGCAATTTTTTGCAGTTGTCAAGCGATTTCGCGGGAATGACTTTCGAGGGCTTCGAATGCGATCAGGACGTTTTACAAAGAGCCGGTATTGCCGCCTGCGACATTGTGGCGGTCGTCACGCACGACGACAACATCAACATTATGGCGGCTCAGATCGCACATAATGTATTCAATGTCCGGCGGGTGGTCACACGAATTTATGACCCCGAGCGTGAAGATGCTTACAACCGCTTTGGTCTGCAGACCATCTGCCCGACCAAGCTGACCATCGACGCGGTCTATTCGGCGACGGTAGAGGCGGAAATGGCGCACAAGACCCTGCACTTCGGTATGAGTACGCTCTCGTTTACCATTGAAAACCCCGACGAACATGAGACCGGAATGACCCTGGCTGAACTTGCAAAGGTTTACGCGCAGGAAGGTGTGCTGTTATTCGGAGCGATGCATGCCAGCGGCGATATGACCATGGTCGTGGAGCATCCCGAGCGTAAACTCGGCGCCAGCGACCGGCTGGTTGTCTCACATAAAGTGGATTAG
- a CDS encoding potassium transporter TrkG, translating into MLKKRKKGIFSSVSPAVSIVVSFLGLILLGALLLMLPIATRHRVATGFTDCLFTATSATCVTGLVVKDTYNYWSVFGQTIILVLLQTGGLGLITITLFVGSFLKRKFGLKDLSLASESVSYNSLPEVWTILRMVVMFSFVIEAMGAIILMPAFVNRYGSGGIFRAIFISISAYCNAGFDLMGSEGAFSSLISFQDSPVVLITVMALIVIGGLGVLVWYDLFGTFKKRGMMLHSSLVFKLTGALILFGAVIFFMSEYYNPGTIGNMDLGGKILNSVFQSITTRTAGFSTVGVANLFTRTKVLFCLLMFIGAAPGSTGGGIKITTFWVVVMTIWSFLRGRQDTVIGGKKIRSDVVYRALTIMILMLAMVFTSAAIIFSNEIVVQEISPMDTLFEVFSAAGTVGLSCDLTPTLLDSSKYILMANMFLGRVGLVTFALAVTTHRATRNKNEILPEGKIIVG; encoded by the coding sequence ATGCTGAAAAAGAGGAAGAAAGGGATTTTTTCGTCGGTCTCACCAGCGGTATCGATCGTCGTCAGCTTTCTCGGTTTGATTTTACTGGGAGCGCTGCTTTTGATGCTGCCGATTGCGACTCGGCATCGTGTTGCCACCGGGTTCACCGATTGCCTGTTCACAGCCACTTCCGCGACCTGTGTAACTGGACTGGTGGTCAAAGATACATATAATTACTGGTCGGTTTTCGGACAGACCATCATTCTGGTATTGCTGCAGACCGGCGGTCTGGGGTTGATTACGATCACACTTTTCGTCGGCAGCTTTTTGAAGCGTAAATTCGGACTCAAGGACCTTTCACTCGCGTCGGAATCGGTCAGTTACAATTCTCTGCCCGAAGTCTGGACGATTTTGCGCATGGTTGTGATGTTTTCGTTTGTCATCGAGGCCATGGGTGCCATTATTTTAATGCCGGCATTTGTAAATCGATACGGTTCGGGCGGTATTTTTCGGGCGATATTTATCTCGATTTCGGCATATTGCAACGCCGGTTTTGACTTAATGGGCAGCGAAGGCGCCTTTTCCAGTTTGATCTCATTTCAGGATTCCCCGGTGGTTTTAATCACTGTTATGGCTTTGATCGTCATCGGCGGTTTAGGGGTGTTGGTCTGGTACGATCTGTTCGGTACGTTTAAAAAGCGCGGCATGATGCTGCATTCTTCACTGGTCTTTAAGCTCACAGGTGCTTTAATCCTGTTCGGCGCAGTGATCTTCTTCATGTCGGAATATTATAACCCCGGCACCATCGGTAATATGGATCTCGGCGGAAAAATTCTCAATTCGGTTTTCCAGTCGATCACGACCCGTACGGCGGGCTTTTCGACCGTGGGAGTCGCAAACTTATTTACGCGCACAAAAGTGCTGTTCTGCCTGCTGATGTTCATCGGCGCGGCACCGGGTTCCACCGGCGGCGGTATCAAGATCACAACCTTCTGGGTGGTCGTCATGACGATCTGGAGTTTTTTGCGCGGCAGGCAGGACACGGTGATCGGCGGCAAAAAGATTCGCAGTGATGTGGTCTACCGCGCTCTTACGATTATGATTTTGATGCTGGCAATGGTTTTCACTTCGGCAGCTATCATCTTCTCCAATGAGATTGTGGTGCAGGAGATCAGTCCCATGGACACGCTGTTCGAGGTGTTTTCCGCGGCGGGCACGGTCGGCTTGAGCTGCGATCTGACGCCGACGCTGTTGGACAGTTCGAAATATATTTTAATGGCGAACATGTTTTTAGGCCGCGTGGGGCTTGTGACGTTTGCATTAGCGGTAACAACGCACCGTGCAACCCGCAATAAAAACGAGATTCTGCCGGAGGGCAAGATCATCGTCGGATAA